A window of Bdellovibrionota bacterium genomic DNA:
AAAGGCGCCAGCTATAAAGCTTTAAACCTATAATGTTTAGAAATCTTAATACTCTCTCAAAACTCTTGAGAGAGTGGGTTTTCCGAGGGAAAATGACTGTAGGGAAATCCAGAAGGGTAACTAAAATATGAAAAAAATCTTAATGAAGAATAAGACCACGAGAGAATTAAGGCGTGAGACTCGTAAAGTGATCGGCCTGACATCTATTCTGCTATTGATCGTTATTTTTGGAATGACGGCACTCGGTTAAGCGGATTAGTAAGAAATCACGGCATTTAGAATAAAAATCAAAAACATCATCAGTGAAACATATCTGTAAAGCATAACTGCAAACTCCTACCTATGAATACCCATCGGTAGTTTGCATAGAGGCTTTAGGCTTTTTATGCTTTCTTACGCAAAAACCAAAACATACTAAAAATTATAAAAAGAACGCTGATCAAAGATGAGACAGAAAGTCCCAGCACTTGATCGCCACGGAAATCCCCTCGGAACTGTTCAACGACAAGTCTTCCAAAAGCATGAAGAAGGAGCCAAATAAAGAACAGGGATCCACTTTTAAGTTTTTTCCTTTTCTCCGTTAGGACTAGGAGTATCCAAATGATCGCCTCAATCAAAATCGAATAAACTTGCGTGGGATGGAGAAGGATATTGGTAGGAGCCTCCACACCTTCAGGGAATCGAATGGCCCAAGGAAGGTCACACTCTTTCCCAAAGCAGCATCCGGCAAAGATACAGCCAATTCTTCCAATGATGTACCCTAGTGGAAGAACAAGCGCTGAGCAGTCTAGCCAGTTAAAATAATTTTGCTTAATTTTTTTGACGAAAAGATAGGAAGCTAAAATTCCACCGACTAATCCTCCGTAAAAAACAAATCCACCTTTATAAATTTTAAAAACCTCTACAGGGTCACTGAGGTAATATTGAGGATACTCAAAAAGAATATGAAACACTCTTGCGCCCAAGAAAGCACCGAGCATTACCATGATAGATATTTCTGTAGAAATTTTAGGAGGAAGGTTAAGTTTAATGGCTCTTTTATAAAAATAAACAATAGAAATGGAGAAGGCCAGACTCATCACCACAAGATAAATTGGAATATTAATATGTGGTGATGGATGAAAGATGGGAAACATATTATTCTAGATCGTAGGTGTAAGATTGGTATCTCACGCTCTTGGTGACGCTTCTAACAATTATGATTCCGGCTACAATCATAATGAAGCAAAGAATTTGTCCCATAGAAAAATATTCTGCGAAGAATCCAAGTTGTGCATCCGGCTCTCTAAAGAACTCGATGATAAATCTTGCGATTCCGTAGAAAATCAGGAACCAACCGGCGATGACGCCTGTGCGTTTCCACTCGATTTTTACTTTTTTAGGAGGTTTTCCATTTTTTGATTGTTCCGCAATCGCAGTTTCTAGAACCGGAGCAAAACCTTTTTTCTGTTCCCACTTTTGAATCACATGGCAGAGGAAGAATACGATTAAA
This region includes:
- the lgt gene encoding prolipoprotein diacylglyceryl transferase, translated to MFPIFHPSPHINIPIYLVVMSLAFSISIVYFYKRAIKLNLPPKISTEISIMVMLGAFLGARVFHILFEYPQYYLSDPVEVFKIYKGGFVFYGGLVGGILASYLFVKKIKQNYFNWLDCSALVLPLGYIIGRIGCIFAGCCFGKECDLPWAIRFPEGVEAPTNILLHPTQVYSILIEAIIWILLVLTEKRKKLKSGSLFFIWLLLHAFGRLVVEQFRGDFRGDQVLGLSVSSLISVLFIIFSMFWFLRKKA